In Capsicum annuum cultivar UCD-10X-F1 chromosome 11, UCD10Xv1.1, whole genome shotgun sequence, one genomic interval encodes:
- the LOC107848047 gene encoding formin-like protein 8, with translation MAKNSWLSMILYLFIVFILSIIPKTSCQPNSPQNVETFYPFPLPNLLPPPIPPVQRPRPSPPPPLPPGPTPPPDIPALPPTVSTPDSSSKKAVGTAIGVTAASTVVLSALLFFFLVRYSRRRKRQREGGVIGGDPRGGTSTSASAAIPVVTTQDQFLRFEGNLKGVIVDENGLDVLYWRKLESEEQKKESFKKKKVFANALRDEEEEKRMISRGGGGRRKSDHPNQELPLLRGKSSTSQSPSWLDLENRQPSLSDGIVFKAMEKQESSSQLESRAPPPPPAPEVAPPPPPPPPPAPAAQPLHVTATQKAPGPPPPPPPGIKKGPALPPPPINPSGLPSSSSEGTSGSGNDKVKLKPLHWDKLNANVEHSMVWDKLDRGSFKFDGDLMEALFGCVATNKKSPRRESRALSPSGDTSGPPSQIFILETRKSQNIAIVLRSLGVTRREIIDALVDGQGLSVDTLEKLCRIAPTKEEESEVLAFEGDPTRLADAESFLFHILKAVPSAFIRFNAMLFKSNYGTEILHHKEYLLTLELSCKELRAQRLFLKLLEAILKAGNRMNAGTSRGNAQAFKLTALRKLSDVKSTDGKTTLLHFVVQEVIRAEGKRCVLKRNQSLRRSSSQTAGSSAIPTSRNTTENDETEKEYMMLGLPIVGGLSSEFSNVKKAAAIDYDSLSKTCLMLAAQISDIRTHLTQRDSIKGLFGKEMKRFLDAADKEIKTASEEQDRVMELVKKTTDYYQAGSSDDKGWQPLQLFAIVKDFLEMVDKVCVEITRNMQKKKPLVAVTGSSSPGMANSRAVRFPKLPANFLSDISKSSSSSDSSDDS, from the exons ATGGCTAAAAATTCTTGGCTCTCTATGATTCTTTATCTCTTCATTGTTTTCATTCTTTCAATTATTCCAAAAACTTCTTGTCAACCAAATTCACCACAAAATGTTGAGACTTTCTACCCTTTTCCTTTGCCAAATCTTCTACCTCCTCCTATTCCACCCGTTCAACGGCCGCGACCGTCTCCTCCTCCGCCACTGCCACCAGGGCCTACACCGCCACCGGACATTCCTGCCTTGCCGCCTACCGTGTCAACGCCAGATTCATCATCCAAGAAAGCTGTTGGAACAGCTATTGGTGTGACTGCTGCTAGTACTGTTGTTTTATCTGCgctcttgttcttcttcttggtTAGGTACTCGAGGCGTAGGAAGAGGCAACGAGAAGGTGGCGTGATTGGTGGTGATCCACGGGGTGGCACTAGTACTAGTGCTAGTGCTGCTATTCCTGTGGTTACCACCCAAGAtcaattcttgagatttgaaggAAATCTTAAAGGAGTGATTGTTGATGAAAATGGATTGGATGTGCTTTATTGGAGGAAGTTAGAAAGTGAAGAACAGAAGAAAGAAAGTTTCAAGAAGAAAAAGGTGTTTGCTAATGCAttaagagatgaagaagaagagaagagaaTGATTAGTCGAGGCGGCGGTGGCCGGAGGAAATCGGATCATCCTAACCAAGAATTGCCTCTGCTAAGAGGCAAATCTTCAACATCTCAAAGTCCTTCTTGGCTAGACTTAGAAAACAGACAACCAAGTCTTTCTGATGGCATAGTTTTTAAGGCTATGGAGAAacaagaatcttcaagtcaaCTCGAATCACGAGCTCCACCTCCACCTCCAGCTCCTGAAGTTGCTCCTCCTCCTCCACCGCCACCTCCACCAGCGCCAGCAGCACAGCCATTGCATGTAACAGCGACTCAAAAGGCGCCTGGTCCTCCACCTCCACCGCCACCAGGAATAAAGAAAGGCCCTGCACTACCTCCACCACCTATTAATCCTAGTGGTTTGCCTTCATCATCAAGTGAAGGCACTTCTGGAAGTGGAAATGATAAGGTGAAACTGAAACCATTGCATTGGGATAAATTGAATGCTAACGTTGAGCATTCAATGGTCTGGGACAAACTCGACCGTGGATCCTTCAA GTTTGATGGAGATCTCATGGAGGCTCTATTTGGATGTGTTGCTACAAATAAAAAGTCTCCAAGAAGAGAAAGTAGAGCTTTAAGTCCAAGCGGAGATACATCAGGTCCACCTTCTCAGATATTCATTCTTGAAACCAGGAAGTCACAGAACATTGCAATTGTACTCAGGTCCCTTGGTGTTACTCGCAGAGAGATTATCGATGCACTTGTTGATGGACAAGGTCTAAGTGTTGATACTCTCGAGAAACTCTGCAGAATAGCcccaacaaaagaagaagaatcagAAGTTCTTGCATTTGAAGGAGACCCCACCAGACTAGCTGATGCTGAATCTTTCCTCTTCCACATACTCAAAGCTGTTCCATCCGCCTTTATTCGTTTCAACGCTATGCTTTTTAAATCAAATTATGGCACAGAAATTCTGCATCACAAAGAGTATTTACTAACACTAGAATTATCTTGCAAGGAGCTTAGAGCTCAAAGATTGTTCTTGAAACTTTTGGAAGCCATTCTGAAAGCAGGGAATAGAATGAATGCCGGAACTTCAAGAGGAAATGCACAAGCATTTAAACTTACTGCTCTCAGGAAACTATCTGATGTGAAAAGTACGGATGGTAAGACCACGTTGCTTCACTTTGTTGTGCAAGAAGTAATCAGGGCAGAGGGAAAACGCTGCGTTCTCAAGCGGAATCAAAGCTTGAGGCGTAGCAGTAGCCAGACTGCTGGGAGCAGCGCCATCCCAACATCAAGGAATACTACGGAAAATGACGAGACAGAGAAGGAGTATATGATGCTTGGCTTACCAATTGTCGGTGGCTTAAGTTCTGAGTTCAGTAATGTAAAGAAAGCAGCTGCAATAGACTACGACTCACTCTCTAAGACGTGCTTGATGTTAGCAGCTCAGATATCTGACATCAGGACGCATTTGACACAACGCGACAGCATTAAAggactatttggaaaagagatgAAAAGATTTCTGGATGCTGCtgacaaagaaataaaaacagCAAGCGAAGAACAAGATAGAGTGATGGAACTTGTAAAGAAAACAACAGATTATTATCAAGCAGGATCTTCAGATGATAAAGGGTGGCAGCCACTTCAACTATTCGCAATAGTTAAAGATTTCCTAGAAATGGTTGATAAAGTTTGTGTAGAAATTACAAGAAACATGCAGAAAAAGAAACCCCTTGTAGCTGTTACAGGATCATCATCACCTGGAATGGCAAATAGTAGAGCTGTCAGATTCCCAAAATTGCCGGCTAATTTCTTGTCAGACATTTCCAAGAGCAGTTCTTCTTCTGATTCTAGTGATGATTCATGA